In the genome of Ziziphus jujuba cultivar Dongzao chromosome 10, ASM3175591v1, the window ctattttattttatttttctaataataatttttatttcaaaatttataaagtaggtttttttttttttttggcctttttaaaaaaatattcgatatatatatgttttacttTACTCCTCTAATAATGcagtattaaaaatttaaaaactaaagcataaaattatgtataaaaaaGATAGAAGTTAATTGGagtaaaaataaagtaataagcAAAGTCAGAGACTTGGAAAATAGTGTGCAACTAGTTGATCCGGCCAGGGCTACTAGACAAGTTCAGATGATTCCATGATGACCCACTCCCTGTCTTTCAAGAGCTCTCACTTAGGTCTCTCAGCAGTTAGACCCACCATAAAGTAAAAAAGAGGAAcgcttataataaatatatatgtgtatatgtctatttatatatgcaaaattatggaaattttacaGTCTCTCTCTCTGAAGAGATCAACTACCACTTGGATCACGGAATCAAAGCACCCCAATTTGGCAAATGGACCGCTCAATCCGCAAGTTCAGGCGTCGTCTCCTTTCATGGTTTCGCCGATCTGGACCCGGTAATTTCATTATTCCACTTCACCCCCTTCAACTCTGTttctgtctttttctttttcaccctTTTTATCTTCCCTCTAAATTACTGATTTTTATTGTGTGATCTCAATTCCAAATTGTAATTTGATGGAATTTGAACTTGAGTTTGCTGAATTCCAAatgggtttgttttgttttttggtatcGTTTGTTGAATTGTCTTGAAGGCTATTACTCTGTTTTTGGGTCTATGGAGGATTGCGCCTGAGTTTTGAGTCTGAGTTTTGTGGATTGTACTGAATTTAGCAATGAAAATGTAGTAGGGGTTGAGATCTattcgttttatttatttatttatttttattatcatgtaattttctaattttatagtcattgaaatttgaaaagtcAGCGCCTTTCTTTCATTCTGGTTCTGTCTGATGCCATTATCTATGCATTTCATGAAAAATCTTCTTTTATTATctaacaaatttaatttttcaatctctTCGTTTCAATTAAATTCTTTTTGCTTGGTGTCAAACTTTTCGGTTTCAGGTCCAATTTGGTTTATCAAGCATTTTTCTTACAAAGATATAAAGAGGGCAACAGATGGTTTCCACAGAATCATGTACAGCAACTCTCATGGAGCTGCTTATAAGGCCAAATTCCGAGATGGTGGGATTGCATTGGTGAAAGAAATTAGTGATGAAAATCAAGGAGAAGATGTTTTCTACAGGGAAGTGCAACTCTTGGGACGTTTGCATCACCGCCACCTTCTTGCTCTTAGAGGTTTTTCTTCCGGGCGTAAGAGGTATTCTCACAAGCTTTTTTCTGCACTTTCTTGcttcttttcaatattttattcttttgtttagACTCTTTATTCCATAATGTTGCTTGTGTAGTACATTCATGGATTATTACTCTCTTATATATCCAATTACAAAATCACAATAACAACTTTAGTATTATTCTTTCAAGTTATATGAttatcaaacaaattaattattgtccTGATCAATGAAAAAGGTTCAATTTTcgttttaatgaaaaaaaattgtagctTTGTATGGTAtaagtttctctctctctttaaattATTGGGACGAGTTATGACTTAAGAGAACCAGCAGAATCTATTCCACGCTTTGCATCTTTAGCAAAAAAGTAACTTGGGAGGAAAGATACTCCTCAAGCTTCTGTTTAGGTACTGTTTTTAACTAagcaaaaattttcaatttccacTTTGCAGATTTCTAGTGTTTGACAACATAGAAAATGGGAGCTTGAAGGAGCATCTGAAtggtaaatttgttttttgCAAAACTTCTGTCCATATGATTATTATGAGggcattcaaaatttaattttccattaaatCATTGGCGATGGGCAGATCCGCTTAGGACACCCTTGAATTGGAGGACTAGGCTACAAATAACCATTGGAGTCGTGGCCGCATTGGTATGTTGTATAAGATATTATTTTAAGAGGTGTTTCCTAAATGCTACACAATTTTGTACATTCATGCTTGTATGCCTTAAATGTCTACcccttaaaatttcatttttccttGAAGGGGAATccgattttgataaattttaaaagggaCTAAAACTGCTATGCTTAACAGTTTATAGAACGAGAACAAAAATTGCTACCTTACGTTGCATACGAGGATATTGCAGAAATGCCATTTCTAGAAGAAAGCTAGATATTCATTGACTGTGTTGTAAGGTGTATTGTCAACTTCTGCCTATCTTCGGAATCTACATGCATGTAGTCATTAGACTCATTACAAGTTAGTTAGATATTCATATGTATGGTGATGCTGTGTTTgattcatatttatcaaatagttGATAGTGATAAGAAGGTTATGTTGCCCTTATTTACTAACGATGGGGGCTATAGATCAGCAATCAGATTATAAGAAATAAGGAAAGTGCTAAAGAATTATGGCATCAAATAAGCAGCTAGTTAACTTATTTAGACAGTTCTTCAACGTGTATAGCGACGTAGGCATTGATTATAACTTACCGGCATAAAACATGTGGTGATGAATTTCAATGCAGGAGTATTTGTTTCTGTTTAATGATCCCCCAATCTATCATGTTTCCATTAGCTCAAGTAACATCATGTTAGATGACAACTTTAATGCCAAGGTAAGACCATAATttgatctttattattttccttctgGTTTTAGCATCTCTTCCCTTCTTTTTGCACTTTTGCATGTATAGGAACTTGCTCAAAAtgtgtttttctttccttttcttataCAGCTCTCCGATGTCAGCCTTGTAAGTTCTGACGATGGACATTATGTCACAATTCCTCATACCTCATGTTCAAAAGGTTAGTGTGTTTTTACTCTGACTCTTGCAAATTCGATTTCATCTCAATCTGCTCTTCCTTTTTTGTTGCAGATTGTATAAGTCAAGAATGCGGTAGCATTATATACCAACTCGGTGTGCTGATCCTTGAGCTCATCACCGGTCAGTCGTCGGAGAGGAAAGGTTCTGACTTAATCCAGTGGATCCAAGCATCTCACTTCAGGAGTTCCATGCATAATATGATAGACCCTGACTTGGGAAATAGCTATGATTCTAAGGAGCTTAAGAACCTTTTAGCTGTAGCAAAAATATGTATTGCCTCCAGGGATAAACCAACATTTTCAGTCCTGCAAATATTTCGATATCTGCAAAAGAAGGTGGACATTCCTTGACGAATAGTGTTTTAAACTCTCCAAAGTAAATTAGTAgggaaattttgttttgttttgttttgttttttttttttttcttaaattgaaattgaatttattgtttCATTATGTTTAGGAAAGGAAATTTTCATTTGCTTCTATTTTGTTTCCAATTTCAAGAGTAAAAAAATGTACTCAGCGTGCTTCTCctgaaaaagaataaatttggAATTCATGGTTTCTCTGTAGCTGAATATGAGCTTTGCTTGTTTGCTGATTTGTTGTCTGACTTTCCTCATTGTGCAAGATATAGGACTAAAAAAATTGatcatgtttttgttttatttattaagttAGTGAAGTTATTTTGCTAATAACTAAAATgctagacccaaaaaaaaaaaaaaaaattaagggtaAATGGGTACAAAAATCCTACTTTCAAATTATAGTGaaaaatggaatttatatttttttaaatgtttatgttTGGAGTTTCAGATTCAtgataaattgaaaaacaaaaaaaaaaaaaaaaccaggaaataaagaaagacttttaaaagaaaaaaaattatcatcaattaaatatcataATGTGAAATAAAATgagaaggaaaaatgaaaattgattcCTCCATTTTAGGCAAGTGTCAAAAGGactgcattttatttttctttaacaaaatttaaattgcaaaGGTTCTAGTTGATCAATTCCATAGGAAGTAAAATTTATTGTAatgatcaaaataaattaaaaaaaagaaaaaaaggaaactacAATATTCTGTATGTCTCTTTTACTTCCcgattaaggaaaaataaaaataaaaataaatgatgcaAGGCCCAAGATATTCCAAAAATATAACCACCACAAATggcaaaataacaaaaacagaaaCCGAAGACTAGACTCGAAGGAAGCATCTAGaagtaaattttagttatcaatTACTCAACAAAGGCAATCCAACGGTCCAAAAAGCACAAAGATGGAAATCGCTAGAGTCAGAGAAAATAAGAAAGTGGAATTCTAGACCCTTCTTCTTTAAGAGAAGCTCAAAGAAACCAGCCTTGTATAAATAAAGATTTCAACACACGTACCCCTGCAAATTTAGCACATTGGTGACCTTGCAATTTACTgccaagaaagaaaagaaaatatatatcgGCTTATCTCGTCGATAGAGAAGTTGTTGGGTGAAGATGTTTGGAAGAGCACCGAAGAAGAGCGACAACACCAGGTACTATGAGATTCTTGGAGTCTCTAAGAACGCTTCCCAGGATGACTTGAAGAAGGCCTACAAGAAAGCCGCCATCAAGAACCACCCCGACAAGGGTGGCGATCCCGAGAAGGTAACCAATCCCCCCttccttaatttttatttttaataatttttatttttattttttttctcttttgagaGCGTTGTGCTGGAATTGAATTTTTAGAAGAAAGAATGTTATTcttatttgggtttttttggGTTGTGTTTGGTTAAACACGGTTCTTTCAATACCCACTTTGTTCTTTTGCGCTGAAATTATCTGTCTTATcgaattcaaagaaaaaaaaaaagttatttatttatttatttattttctgggttATTGTACATACAGTTTAAGGAGTTGGCTCAGGCTTATGATGTTCTGAGTGATCCCGAAAAACGTGAAATCTATGACCAATATGGTGAAGATGCACTCAAGGAAGGAATGGGAGGCGGCGGTGGGGGCCATGACCCTTTTGACATCTTCCAATCTT includes:
- the LOC107403586 gene encoding probable receptor-like protein kinase At1g49730 gives rise to the protein MDRSIRKFRRRLLSWFRRSGPGPIWFIKHFSYKDIKRATDGFHRIMYSNSHGAAYKAKFRDGGIALVKEISDENQGEDVFYREVQLLGRLHHRHLLALRGFSSGRKRFLVFDNIENGSLKEHLNDPLRTPLNWRTRLQITIGVVAALEYLFLFNDPPIYHVSISSSNIMLDDNFNAKLSDVSLVSSDDGHYVTIPHTSCSKDCISQECGSIIYQLGVLILELITGQSSERKGSDLIQWIQASHFRSSMHNMIDPDLGNSYDSKELKNLLAVAKICIASRDKPTFSVLQIFRYLQKKVDIP